CGCCGCCATGGTAGGCGATGCGGTGCCGCTTTCCGACATCCAACCGGGCACGCAGGTCGACATCACGCTCGGCCGCCGCGCCGCGCCGGGCGGACCGAGAATGCTGGAAGCGCTCGATCTGCGCGCCCGCTTCGACCTCGCGCTGTCCGTTGCGCGCCGCGCCGGCGGTCGCCTTGCACTCGAACGTCATCCGATCCGCGTCGACGAGACGCCCCTGCGCATTCGGGGCACGATCGGCGACAGCTTCTATCGCTCTGCGCGCGCCGCCGGCGCACCGCCCGGGGCGGTCCAGGAATGGCTGCGCGCGATGAACGAGCAGGACGCGCTCGACCGCAAGATGCGGAGCGGCGACACGTTCGATCTGGTCGTGTCGTACAAGCGCGCCGCAACCGGGGAGCACGAAACCGGCAAGCTGCTCTACGCGGCGGTGGAGCGCGACGGTAAGCCGACCGCGCAGCTGGTCCGCTGGGGTAAGGACGGCCGTTTCTACGAGGCGTCCGGCGTGGGCGAGCAGCGCAGCGGGCTAATGAAACCCGTCAATGCCCCTGTTGGCTCGGGCTTCGGAATGCGCCGCCATCCGATCCTGGGTTACAAGCGGATGCATTCCGGGCTCGATTACCGCGCGCATTACGGTGAACCGATTCATGCGGTCAGCGACGGTCGCGTGCTGTCCGCGGGGCGCGCAGGTGGCTGCGGCAATGCGGTGAAGATCCAGCACAATGGCAGCCTCGCCACCCGCTACTGCCACATGAGCCGCATGGCCGTACGCGCCGGGCAAAGCGTGCGGAGGGGGCAGGTGATCGGCTATGTCGGCTCCACCGGCCTCTCAACCGGGCCGCATCTGCATTTCGAAATGTATCGCAACGGGCGCCCGGTGAACCCGGCTTCGGTTACCTACACCACGCGCGCGCTGCTTGCCGGGGCGGAGCTGCAGCGTTTCAAGGCGAAGATCGCGGACTATCGCGAGATCGCGCCCGGATCCGCGCTCTCCGATCTGGCCCCCGCACCCAGCGAACGCGCCGAGCCGGAGCGGGAGATCGACAAGCTGGCCACCACGCAGACGCGCCAGATCGGCGGCTGAGCCGGACCGCTTGCCATCGCCGGCGTTTGGGGCGACACGCTGTGCGCATGACCGCATCCTATCCCAATCTACGCCTTCGCCGGACCCGTGCCCACGGGTGGAGCCGCGCGATGTTCCGCGAAACCGTCATGACGCCGGCCGACCTGATCTGGCCGCTCTTCATCATAGAGGGACAGGGCGAGGAGCAGCCTGTCGCCAGCCTCCCGGGCGTCTCGCGCTGGTCGGTCGACGGCATCGTCGCGCGGGCGAAGGAAGCGGTGGAGCTGGGCATACCGTGCATCGCACTGTTCCCGAACACGCCAGGCGAGAAGCGAAGCGAGGACGGGGCGGAAGCCTATAATCCCGACAATCTCATGTGCCGCGCGATCCGCGCAATCCGCCATGCGTGTGGCAGCGATATCGGCATTCTGACCGACGTCGCGCTCGATCCCTATACCAGCCACGGGCAGGACGGATTGCTAGACGACAGCGGCTACGTCACCAATGACGACACCGTCGCCGTGCTGGTCGATCAGGCGGTGACGCAGGCGGAGGCGGGGGCGGACATCATCGCCCCGTCGGACATGATGGACGGGCGAGTCCACGCAATCCGCCGCGCGCTCGAGATGAACGGGCATGCGAATGTTCAGATCATGGCCTATGCCGCGAAATATGCGAGCGCGTTCTACGGCCCGTTTCGCGACGCGGTAGGCAGCGGGGGCCTGCTGAAGGGCGACAAGAAAACCTACCAGATGGACCCGGCAAACGGCGACGAGGCATTGCGCGAGATCGCGCTGGACATCGCGGAAGGTGCGGACAGCGTGATGGTGAAGCCCGGCCTCGCCTATCTCGATATCATCTGGCGCGCGAAGGAGCGGTTCGGCGTGCCGGTGTTCGCCTATCAGGTGAGCGGCGAATATGCGCTGATCGAGGCGGGTGCCGCCGCCGGGGTCGCTGCGCGCGAAGCGCTGGTGATGGAGAAGCTCACCGCCTTCAAGCGCGCGGGCTGCAGCGGCGTACTTACCTACCATGCCCCACTCGCGGCGCGGCTGCTGAATGGCTGAATTCCGCCTCGAGACCGACCGGTTGGCGCTACGCGACTGGCGTGAACAGGACTGGCCGCGTTTCTTCGCGGGCACCAATACTCCGGCCGTGATGCGCTGGCTGGGTGGAACGCTCGACGACGAAGGGCAGATGAGGCAGCGCGAACGGGTGGAGGCCTGCCACGAACGCAACGGTTTCTGCTTCTGGGCCGTCGAGCGCCGCGACGATGGCGAACTGCTCGGGTTCTGCGGCCTGAAGCGCGCCGATGCACCTGGCAGCACCGTGACCGGCGAATTCGAGGTCGGATGGCGCTTTCGCGAGGATGCGTGGGGACAGGGTTATGCCAAGGAAGCCGCCGTCGCCGCGATCTCGGCCGGGTTCGAGCGCTTCGGCGCGGACGAGATCGTCGCGCTGACGGTCGCGGGCAATTCGCCGAGCTGGGGGTTGATGGAGCGGCTGGGAATGACCCGGCGGCCCGAGCTCGATTATGCCGATGGCCGCTACGATCCGCCGTGGCGCGACACCATCGTCTATTCCATCGCGGCGGAGGAATGGCGCGCGGGCGAGCATGGCTGATATCGTGATCGAAACCGATCGGCTGCTGCTGCGCCGGATCGCGGAGGGGGATGCCGAACTACAGTATCGTCTGCTCAACTCGCCCGTTCTCATGGAGCATCTCGGTGGGCCGAAGGAGTTGCACGAGATCGAGGCGAAGCATGCGAACAGCATGGCTCTTTTCGCGCGACACAGCTTCGGCTGGATGATGATGATGGAAAAGGCCACAGGCGATTGCGTGGGCCACTGCGGTATGAAGCTGGTCGACAACGATCTGGCGAAAAACCCCGGCGATCACGAGATCGGCTGGATCGTGCGCGAGGATCGCTGGCGGCGCGGCTATGCGCTGGAAGCCGTAGCAACGCTCATCGATTGGGCCTTCGCCCGTCACGATATCCCACACGTGGTCGCGATGACGGGCGAACGCAACGAACCCAGCTGGCGACTGATGGAGCGGCTGGGAATGCAACGGCGCGAGGATCTCGATTTCGACGACCCCGCCTACCCGCCCGAGGATCGCCGCACGATCATCTATGCGGTGAGCGCCGAACAATGGCAGGAGAAACAGGAATGACCGACCGACCCGGCGTGACCATCCTCTCGATCCACGGGAAGACACCGCGGATTCACGACAGCGCCTTCATCGCGCCCGGTTGCCGTATCATCGGCGATGTCGAGATCGGGGCGGGCAGTTCGATCTGGTACAATTGCGTGCTGCGCGCCGATGTCAGCCGGATCGTGATCGGGAAGCGGACCAATGTGCAGGATGGCAGCGTCCTCCACTGCGACGGGCCGAGCCCGGGGCATCCCGACGGCTGTGCGCTGATCATCGGCGACGACGTGCTGATCGGGCACATGGCGATGATACATGGCTGCCGGATCGAGGATCGCGGCTTCGTGGGGCTGGGTGCGATCGCGATGAACGATGCCCTGATCGCGAGCGATTCGATGCTCGGGGCCGGCGCGATGCTGACCGAGGGGAAGAAGATGGGCCAGCGCGAGCTGTGGGTCGGACGACCGGCAAAGAAGGTGCGCGAGTTGCCAGACAAGGCCATCGCCGGCATGAAACTGGGCGTCGCACACTACGCCGAGAACGCGAAGCACCATGCGGCGGCCATCGCCGAGAGCGGGAATGGCCCGGCCTAAAGCCGACCTGCCCCCGGGGGATTCGATCCGCTCGCTGATCGACGAACGCGGGCGGTTGCCGATCCGGGTCACGCCGGGTGCTCGGTCCGAAGGGCTCGTGATCGGCGAGGGGCGGTTGCTGGTAAAGGTACGCGCCCGTCCGCAGGAGGGGGCGGCCAACGCCGCCGTCACGTGGCTGGTGGCGAAGGCATTGGGTGTGGCACCGACGCGCGTCACGTTGATACGGGGCGCGACCGCCCCGGAAAAGCTGCTCGAGATTTCCTAGCCCGGGCGGCGCTGGATCGCCATTGCGGCCACGAACAGCGCCGCCGCCAGAGCGGTCACGACGGCGGGAGCCACCAGCCGACCCGTGCCATGCAGTAACGCGCCGCAAGTCGCACCAACTGCAAGCGCGAGCCACAACCGCCCGTAGCCGCGGGACGCCTCACGGTCGCGGCCCCCGATCCGCGCGGCGAGGCCTTGGCCGAACCGGACCAGCGCTCCGGTCATGTAGGTCACGCCGACAGTCACCTGTCCATCGCGGGTGAAGACGTTGTTCGCGATTCCCATCGCTACCGCCGATAGGCACAGATAACCGGGGGCGAATCCCGCGGCGAGAGCCAAGAAGGCGAGTGCCAGACCGGTGGCGACCAGCCCCAGCAGAGGTGCCTTGTGCCGCCCGCTCCATCGCCAGGCCAGCATCGCCCCCATCGCGACACCGAGAACGAATGCGGCGATGATTGCCAGCGGGAGCAGCGCGAGCAAGGGCTCACGCGCCAGATGCACCGCCATGCGGGTGGTGTTGCCCGACATGAAGGAAGTGAAATAGCCGCCGCCGGTCAGGAAACCGCTGGCATCCACCATCCCTGCGAGAAAGGCGATGCCCAGCGCGAGCGCCTGCCTGCCGGGATCGTACCGCTGCATGCCACCTTCATGCCGCGTGGCGGCGGTCCGTCAATCCCTCACCAGCGACCGCAGCGCCTCGATCCGGTCGGCTTCGTGCACCGGCTTATCCCAGCGGATGCGGTGAATGCGGGGGAAGCGCATGGCGAGGCCCGACTTGTGGCGCTTCGATTCGTGCACCGAATCGAACGCTACTTCGAACACCAGCGACTTGTCGGTTTCGCGCACCGGACCGAAGCGGTTGACGGTGTTGCGGCGCACATGCCGGTCCAGCTTCTTCAGCTCGTCGTCCGTGAAGCCGGAATAGGCCTTGCCCACGGGTAGCAGCTCCGCGCCCTGGTCGGGATCGCCGTCCCAGCAGCCGAAGGTGTAGTCGGAGTAGAAGCTCGATCGTTTGCCGCTACCGCGCTGGGCGTACATCAGCACGCAATCGATCAGCAGCGGGTCGCGCTTCCATTTGTACCACAGCCCGGTCTTGCGCCCCGCGACATAGGGGCTGTCGCGGCGCTTCAGCATCAGCCCCTCGATCGCATCGTCGCGCGCACCCTCTCGGATTTCGCCCAGATGCGTGAAGTCGCTCGCCTCGACCACGCGGGAGAGATCGAAGTGGCTCTCGGGCAGCTCGCCCATCAGCGCCTCCAGCCTGACGCGCCGCTCCGCCCATGGCAGCGCGCGCAGGTCTTCGCCCCGCCACAGCAGCACATCGTACAGGCGCACGAAGGCCGGGCTCTCGCGCAGCATCTTTGGCGTCACGGTCTTGCGCCCCAGCCGCTGCTGCAAGGCGTTGAAGCTGGCCGCGCCGCCCTGCGTTCGCTCGTTCGCTGCGCCGCCCTGTGCCTCACCGCGAACCAACAATTCGCCATCGAGCACGCCGGGGATCTGGAACGCCTCGACCATTTCCGGGAAGGTAGCAGAGATGTCATCGCCCGAGCGAGAAAAGACCCGCGTCTCGTCACCGGCGTGGACCAGTTGCACGCGGATGCCGTCCCATTTCCACTCCGCGACGTAGTCTTCCAGATCGATCACCGTCTCTTCCAGCGGATGGGCGAGCATGAAGGGGCGGAAGGTCGGCAGATTCTCGGTATCGGGCGGGTCCTCGCCATCCGCGGCCCAGGCGAACAGTTCGGGATAGGGGGGTGTGAGGCCGTGCCAATATTCCTCGACGTCTTCGATCGTTACGTCGAACGCCTGCGCGAAGGCGACCTTCGCCAGCCGGCTCGACACCCCGATCCGCATCGCTCCGGTGGCGAGTTTGAGCAGCGCGTAGCGGCCTGACGGGTCTAGCCGGTCGAGCAGCTTCGGCAGCTCTTCGAACACCGTCTTGCGGTTCATCGCCGATAGCAGCGCGACCGTTTCGCTGACTGTAGGCGGCGAGGGCGGGTGCTCTGGTTGCGGCCACAGCAGGCTGGCGGTTTCCGCCGTATCGCCCACGAAATCGCGGCTGAGCGACCACAGCACCGGGTCGATCCGGTCCTTCATCGTGTTGCGGATGGTGGAGCTCTTGACCGCCGGAAAGTCGAGCCCATCGGATAGCGCCGCCAATGCCCAGCCGCGATCCGGGTCGGGTGTCGCGCGCAGATATTCCGCGATCAGCCGGAGTTTCTCATTACGGCTGCGGGTGAATACCAGCGCGTCGATCAGGGCGGCGAATTCTTCCACGCCCTAGTCGTCCTCGTCCTCATACCCGACCATCGCCAAGGCACGCGCGCGGCGCTGGTGGAGCTGGCACCAGCGTAGCAGCGCTTCCTCGCGGCCATGCGTAATCCATGTTTCGGCGGCGTCGACCTCCTGGATTGTGCGGGTCAGCTCGCCCCAATCGGCATGGTCCGAGATGATGAGCGGCAGCTCGACGTTCCTTTGCCGGGCGCGCTGACGAACCCGCATCCAGCCGCTGGCCATCGCGGTGATGGGATCGGGCAGGCGGCGGCTCCAGCGATCATTCAACGCGGATGGCGGACAGACGACGATGCTGCCGCGCATGTCATCTTTCGAATGGTCCGAAACCAGGCGCAGTTCGCCCAGATCGACCCCGTGCTCTTCGTAGAGGCGGCACATCTTCTCCATCGCGCCGTGGAGGTAGATCGGTTGCATGTGCCCCGCGGCGCGCAGTTCGGCGATCACCCGTTGCGCCTTGCCCAAGGCATATGCGCCGACGAGCACGCAGCTGTCGGGATACGCCGCCAGCCGGTCGAGCAGCTTCGTCATCTCTTCCGCGATCGGCGGGTGGGTGAAGACCGGCAGGCCGAAGGTCGCCTCTGTGATGAAGATGTCGCACGGCGTCACCTGGAAGGGTGGGCAGGTGGGATCCGCGCGGCGTTTGTAATCGCCGGTAACGACGACCCGCTCGTCCGCGTGCTCGAGCAGAATCTGTGCGCTGCCGAGCACATGCCCGGCCGGGATGTAGGTCGCATCGACGCCGCCCGGCAGCCGGATCGTCTCGCCATATTCCACCGGCTGCGCCCCGTCCGAAGTCGCGTAGCGCAACTTCATGATGTCGAGCGTTGCGGGCGTCGCGATCGTTTCGCCATGCCCGCCGCGCGCGTGATCGGCATGGCCATGGGTCACCAATGCGCGGTCGACTGCCCGAGCCGGGTCGATCCACGCATCGGCGGGGACGACGTGGATGCCCCACGGTTCGGGCCGGATCCAGGAGAGGGGCGCGGTGGACATCGTGCCGATTCAAGCAAACGGGGCGCGAACCGTTCCCGGTCCGCGCCCCCGCTCATGTTCGATCCAATCGGGGGATCACTCCTCCCCGCTGCCCTCGGGCTCGCTTTCGTCCGCGGGCTTCGCTTCCTTCGCGACCGGCTTCTTCTTCGCCGGCGGTTTGCGCTTGGCCTTTGGCGGGGCCGGGGTCAGCTCGAAGCTCGGCTTGCCGTCCTTGATGCTGACATGCACTTCGCCGCCATCGGCCAGCTTGCCGAACAGCAGCTCCTCGGCCAGCGGCTGCTTGATCCGCTCCTGCAGCAGACGACCCATGGGGCGTGCGCCGTAGAGGCGATCGTAGCCCTTGTCGCCCAGCCACTCGCGCGCTTCCTTGTCGAACTGGATGTCGACATTCTGCTCCGCGAGCTGGAGTTCGAGCTGCAGGATGAACTTGTCGACAACACGGCCCACCGTGTCCTTGCCGAGATAGCCGAACGGCACGATCGCATCGAGGCGGTTGCGGAATTCGGGGGTGAACATGCGCTTCACCGCCTCCTCGCTCGCATCCTCCTTGCTGACATCGCCGAAGCCGATGCCCTGGCGCGCCATGTCGGCGGCGCCAGCATTGGTGGTCATGATCAGCACCACGTTGCGGAAATCGACCGTCTTGCCGTGATGGTCGGTCAGGCGGCCGTTATCCATCACCTGCAACAGGATGTTGAACAGGTCGGGATGCGCCTTCTCGATCTCGTCGAGCAGCAGCACGCAATGCGGGTTCTGGTCGACCGCATCGGTCAGCAGCCCACCCTGGTCGTAGCCGACATAGCCCGGAGGCGCGCCGATCAGCCGGGAAACGCTGTGGCGTTCCATGTATTCGGACATGTCGAACCGCTTGAGCTCGATCCCCATGATGCTGGCGAGCTGGCGCGCGACCTCTGTCTTGCCGACGCCGGTGGGGCCGCTGAACAGGAACGAGCCGATCGGCTTGTCCGGATCGCGAAGCCCTGCGCGGCTCAGCTTCATCGCGGTCGACAGCTTCTTCACCGCCGCGTCCTGGCCGAACACGACATGCTTCAGATCGCGTTCGAGATTCTCCAGCGCACGCTTGTCGTCCTTCGACACCGATTTGGGGGGGATGCGCGCCATGGTCGCGATCACCGCCTCGATCTCCTTCGACGTGATCTTCTTCTTCCGGCGGCTGGGCGCGACCAGCATCTGCATCGCGCCGACCTCGTCCACCACGTCGATCGCCTTGTCGGGCAGCTTGCGGTCGTTGATATAACGGCTCGACAGCTCGACCGCGGTCTTCAGCGCATCGGCAGTGTATTTCACCTTGTGGTGATCCTCGAAAGCGCTCTTCAGCCCCTTCAGGATCTTGATCGTGTCCTCGATCGTCGGTTCGTTCACGTCGATCTTCTGGAAGCGGCGCAGCAGCGCGCGATCCTTCTCGAAATGGTTGCGGAACTCCTTGTAGGTGGTCGACCCGATGCAGCGGATCGTGCCGCCGGACAGCGCGGGCTTGAGCAGATTGGACGCGTCCATCGCCCCGCCGCTGGTCGCGCCGGCCCCGATCACCGTGTGAATCTCGTCGATGAACAGGATCGCGTGCGGCAGCTTTTCCAGCTCGGATACGACCTGCTTGAGCCGTTCCTCGAAATCGCCGCGATAGCGTGTGCCGGCGAGCAGCGCGCCCATGTCGAGCGAATAGATCACCGCCTCTTCCAGCACCTCGGGAACGTCCTTCTCGACGATCTTGCGCGCGAGGCCTTCGGCGATGGCGGTCTTCCCGACGCCCGGATCGCCAACATAGAGCGGGTTGTTCTTGCTGCGGCGGCACAGGATCTGCACCGTGCGGTCGACCTCGGGTCCGCGCCCGATCAGGGGATCGACCTTGCCCGCCTTCGCCTTCGCATTGAGGTCGACCGTAAATTGGTCGAGCGCCGTTTCCTTCTTGTTGCCCGTAGCGCCGTCGGCCTTTTCCTCGGCTGCGTCTTCTTCCGATCCTTGCGGATTGCGGCTTTCGATCTGGCGCCCGCCCTTGCCGATGCCGTGGCTGATAAAGCTCACCGCATCGAGCCGGCTCATGTCCTGTTGCTGCAGGAAATAGACCGCGTAGCTGTCGCGTTCGGAGAACAGCGCGACCAGCACGTTGGCACCGGTGACGCTATCCTTGTCGCTCGACTGGACGTGCAGGATGGCGCGCTGGATCACGCGCTGGAACCCGGCCGTTGGCTGCGGTTCGCCCGCCTCGTCGGGACGCAGCGACTGATATTCCTGGTCGAGATAGGTCTGCACGACCGCGGCCAGTTCGGCGAGGTCGACCCCGCATGCGCCCATCACTTCCGCTGCATCCTCGTCGGCGATCAGGGCGAGCAGCAGGTGTTCGAGCGTTGCGTATTCGTGACGCCGCTCGCGCGCACTGTCGATCGCGGCATGGAGGGTTCTTTCGAGGTTCTGGGCGAAGCTAGGCATGTAATGATGTGTCCCGAAGTGGCGGTCCCGCTATCGTTAAGTTGCATGCTGCAGCATGAATGCGGGCTGAGGAAACTGGCGAATGGTGTCCATCGCCTTGCGTGGAATATGGGGAGCCGCCGGTCGCGTGTGAAGACCGGGGCGCGATCACGAACCGCCCTTGCCGAACAGGGCGTCCGCCGCCGCGCGGTGGCTGGCGGCACGGTCGCGATGGGCCGCGACCCGTGCGATCTCCGCCTCCAGCAGCGCGATCCGCTCGGTCAGTTCGTCCTGAGAATAGGGCGCAAGGTCCTCCGCAACCAGTCGGCTGGCGGCGTCGCCCCGTGGGCGCGGACGGTCGTCCTCATCCATCGAGCCGCAGTCTTCCCCGCCACCCGCTTGCTGTCAATGCCGCAGCCCTGTAGTTGCGGCGAACCGTGCGGCGCGATAAGCCGCCATGGCCACACGGGGGACCGCGATCTCTATGCCCACCGACCTGCCCGAAACCATGACCGCGATCGGCTTCGACGAGCCGGGCGGGCCGGATGTCCTTCGCCCGGAAACCGTACCGCTACCCAGCCCGGAAGCGGACGAGGTATTGGTTCGCGTGGCCTATGCCGGAGTCAACCGGCCCGATTGTATCCAGCGCGCGGGGCAATATCCGCCGCCGCCAGGCGCGTCGCCGATTCTGGGGCTGGAGATCGCCGGCGAAGTGGTCGCCGCCGCGCCGGGCGTGGGTGAAGCCATGGTGGGGCAGACGGTCTGCGCGCTCGCGCCGGGGGGCGGCTATGCCGAATACTGCGTGGTGCCGGCGGGCCATTGCCTGCCCGTACCCGAAGGGATGGACCTTAAAAACGCAGCGGCGATCCCCGAGACGCTGTTCACCGTATGGCACAACGTGTTCGAGCGTGGCTCGGCATGCGACGGGGAGACGCTGCTGATCCATGGCGGCACCAGCGGCATCGGCACGATGGCGACGATGCTGGGCAAGGCGTTCGGCCTGACCGTGATCGTGACCTGCGGCGACGACGCGAAATGCGCCGAGGCGGAAAAGGTCGGCGCCGACCTCGCGATCAATTACAAGACCAGCGACTTCGTGGAAGCGGTGAAGGATTTTACCGACGGGAAGGGCGCAAACGTCGTGCTCGACATGGTTTCGGGCGATTACGTCGCGCGCAACCTGCAATGTCTGGCGGAGGACGGGAGGCATGTCACCATTGCCGTGCTTGGCGGCATGAAGGCGGAAATCAACATGGCGGTCGTGATGAGCCGGCGGCTGACACTGACCGGCTCCACCCTGCGCCCACGCTCGGACGCGTTCAAGACCGCGCTGGCGCAGGAAATCGCCGCTGAGGCATGGCCGCTGTTCGCCGACGGCACGCTGGCCCCGATCATGGACGAGACGTTCCCGCTCGCCGAAGCGGCGGTCGCGCATGCCCGGATGGAGGCAGGCGACCATATCGGCAAGATCGTGCTTGCGGTCGGCTGAGCGGGACTTTTTCGCGCGAGGGACGCGTCGCATAACCGCAATTATGTCACCGATCGGACGCCGTACCGTGAATCGGACGTAACATTACTGTGCCATCCAGCCAGAAGGAGAATTCCAATTCTGGCGGGGGGTAGCACGATGTTCGACGGCCCGATCGATCCGAAAGATGCGGCGAAACCCGGACTGGCTCCGGTGTTCGACAATATCGCCACGTTCATCCCAGCCGAGCCCAAGGTGCCCGAACCGGTCGACGGCAAGCGACGTCGCTATCGCACGATCTGGATCAGCGAC
Above is a genomic segment from Erythrobacter sp. 3-20A1M containing:
- a CDS encoding cisplatin damage response ATP-dependent DNA ligase, producing the protein MEEFAALIDALVFTRSRNEKLRLIAEYLRATPDPDRGWALAALSDGLDFPAVKSSTIRNTMKDRIDPVLWSLSRDFVGDTAETASLLWPQPEHPPSPPTVSETVALLSAMNRKTVFEELPKLLDRLDPSGRYALLKLATGAMRIGVSSRLAKVAFAQAFDVTIEDVEEYWHGLTPPYPELFAWAADGEDPPDTENLPTFRPFMLAHPLEETVIDLEDYVAEWKWDGIRVQLVHAGDETRVFSRSGDDISATFPEMVEAFQIPGVLDGELLVRGEAQGGAANERTQGGAASFNALQQRLGRKTVTPKMLRESPAFVRLYDVLLWRGEDLRALPWAERRVRLEALMGELPESHFDLSRVVEASDFTHLGEIREGARDDAIEGLMLKRRDSPYVAGRKTGLWYKWKRDPLLIDCVLMYAQRGSGKRSSFYSDYTFGCWDGDPDQGAELLPVGKAYSGFTDDELKKLDRHVRRNTVNRFGPVRETDKSLVFEVAFDSVHESKRHKSGLAMRFPRIHRIRWDKPVHEADRIEALRSLVRD
- a CDS encoding GNAT family N-acetyltransferase, encoding MADIVIETDRLLLRRIAEGDAELQYRLLNSPVLMEHLGGPKELHEIEAKHANSMALFARHSFGWMMMMEKATGDCVGHCGMKLVDNDLAKNPGDHEIGWIVREDRWRRGYALEAVATLIDWAFARHDIPHVVAMTGERNEPSWRLMERLGMQRREDLDFDDPAYPPEDRRTIIYAVSAEQWQEKQE
- a CDS encoding gamma carbonic anhydrase family protein, with translation MTDRPGVTILSIHGKTPRIHDSAFIAPGCRIIGDVEIGAGSSIWYNCVLRADVSRIVIGKRTNVQDGSVLHCDGPSPGHPDGCALIIGDDVLIGHMAMIHGCRIEDRGFVGLGAIAMNDALIASDSMLGAGAMLTEGKKMGQRELWVGRPAKKVRELPDKAIAGMKLGVAHYAENAKHHAAAIAESGNGPA
- a CDS encoding YoaK family protein; the protein is MQRYDPGRQALALGIAFLAGMVDASGFLTGGGYFTSFMSGNTTRMAVHLAREPLLALLPLAIIAAFVLGVAMGAMLAWRWSGRHKAPLLGLVATGLALAFLALAAGFAPGYLCLSAVAMGIANNVFTRDGQVTVGVTYMTGALVRFGQGLAARIGGRDREASRGYGRLWLALAVGATCGALLHGTGRLVAPAVVTALAAALFVAAMAIQRRPG
- a CDS encoding ligase-associated DNA damage response exonuclease, with amino-acid sequence MSTAPLSWIRPEPWGIHVVPADAWIDPARAVDRALVTHGHADHARGGHGETIATPATLDIMKLRYATSDGAQPVEYGETIRLPGGVDATYIPAGHVLGSAQILLEHADERVVVTGDYKRRADPTCPPFQVTPCDIFITEATFGLPVFTHPPIAEEMTKLLDRLAAYPDSCVLVGAYALGKAQRVIAELRAAGHMQPIYLHGAMEKMCRLYEEHGVDLGELRLVSDHSKDDMRGSIVVCPPSALNDRWSRRLPDPITAMASGWMRVRQRARQRNVELPLIISDHADWGELTRTIQEVDAAETWITHGREEALLRWCQLHQRRARALAMVGYEDEDD
- a CDS encoding GNAT family N-acetyltransferase; amino-acid sequence: MAEFRLETDRLALRDWREQDWPRFFAGTNTPAVMRWLGGTLDDEGQMRQRERVEACHERNGFCFWAVERRDDGELLGFCGLKRADAPGSTVTGEFEVGWRFREDAWGQGYAKEAAVAAISAGFERFGADEIVALTVAGNSPSWGLMERLGMTRRPELDYADGRYDPPWRDTIVYSIAAEEWRAGEHG
- a CDS encoding DUF1192 domain-containing protein gives rise to the protein MDEDDRPRPRGDAASRLVAEDLAPYSQDELTERIALLEAEIARVAAHRDRAASHRAAADALFGKGGS
- a CDS encoding M23 family metallopeptidase — its product is MHYTRIDNDGAGSLGTGVPGASLRAAFRRRPGPGDRWEHWRLSLEQRFDAIDWAPDLAENIGSRRWFRGLATWLGLSAAAIALWPSFGAIAVAPAMAMDGDTRTEFRSQTIMPLALGSDSGSRMGPTAQVRPLAATPERPTIQLVATLSRGDSFARMLQRAGLGDGEAARVAAMVGDAVPLSDIQPGTQVDITLGRRAAPGGPRMLEALDLRARFDLALSVARRAGGRLALERHPIRVDETPLRIRGTIGDSFYRSARAAGAPPGAVQEWLRAMNEQDALDRKMRSGDTFDLVVSYKRAATGEHETGKLLYAAVERDGKPTAQLVRWGKDGRFYEASGVGEQRSGLMKPVNAPVGSGFGMRRHPILGYKRMHSGLDYRAHYGEPIHAVSDGRVLSAGRAGGCGNAVKIQHNGSLATRYCHMSRMAVRAGQSVRRGQVIGYVGSTGLSTGPHLHFEMYRNGRPVNPASVTYTTRALLAGAELQRFKAKIADYREIAPGSALSDLAPAPSERAEPEREIDKLATTQTRQIGG
- a CDS encoding DUF167 domain-containing protein, whose amino-acid sequence is MARPKADLPPGDSIRSLIDERGRLPIRVTPGARSEGLVIGEGRLLVKVRARPQEGAANAAVTWLVAKALGVAPTRVTLIRGATAPEKLLEIS
- the hemB gene encoding porphobilinogen synthase, giving the protein MTASYPNLRLRRTRAHGWSRAMFRETVMTPADLIWPLFIIEGQGEEQPVASLPGVSRWSVDGIVARAKEAVELGIPCIALFPNTPGEKRSEDGAEAYNPDNLMCRAIRAIRHACGSDIGILTDVALDPYTSHGQDGLLDDSGYVTNDDTVAVLVDQAVTQAEAGADIIAPSDMMDGRVHAIRRALEMNGHANVQIMAYAAKYASAFYGPFRDAVGSGGLLKGDKKTYQMDPANGDEALREIALDIAEGADSVMVKPGLAYLDIIWRAKERFGVPVFAYQVSGEYALIEAGAAAGVAAREALVMEKLTAFKRAGCSGVLTYHAPLAARLLNG
- the clpA gene encoding ATP-dependent Clp protease ATP-binding subunit ClpA, whose product is MPSFAQNLERTLHAAIDSARERRHEYATLEHLLLALIADEDAAEVMGACGVDLAELAAVVQTYLDQEYQSLRPDEAGEPQPTAGFQRVIQRAILHVQSSDKDSVTGANVLVALFSERDSYAVYFLQQQDMSRLDAVSFISHGIGKGGRQIESRNPQGSEEDAAEEKADGATGNKKETALDQFTVDLNAKAKAGKVDPLIGRGPEVDRTVQILCRRSKNNPLYVGDPGVGKTAIAEGLARKIVEKDVPEVLEEAVIYSLDMGALLAGTRYRGDFEERLKQVVSELEKLPHAILFIDEIHTVIGAGATSGGAMDASNLLKPALSGGTIRCIGSTTYKEFRNHFEKDRALLRRFQKIDVNEPTIEDTIKILKGLKSAFEDHHKVKYTADALKTAVELSSRYINDRKLPDKAIDVVDEVGAMQMLVAPSRRKKKITSKEIEAVIATMARIPPKSVSKDDKRALENLERDLKHVVFGQDAAVKKLSTAMKLSRAGLRDPDKPIGSFLFSGPTGVGKTEVARQLASIMGIELKRFDMSEYMERHSVSRLIGAPPGYVGYDQGGLLTDAVDQNPHCVLLLDEIEKAHPDLFNILLQVMDNGRLTDHHGKTVDFRNVVLIMTTNAGAADMARQGIGFGDVSKEDASEEAVKRMFTPEFRNRLDAIVPFGYLGKDTVGRVVDKFILQLELQLAEQNVDIQFDKEAREWLGDKGYDRLYGARPMGRLLQERIKQPLAEELLFGKLADGGEVHVSIKDGKPSFELTPAPPKAKRKPPAKKKPVAKEAKPADESEPEGSGEE